The proteins below are encoded in one region of Phyllopteryx taeniolatus isolate TA_2022b chromosome 11, UOR_Ptae_1.2, whole genome shotgun sequence:
- the mrpl57 gene encoding large ribosomal subunit protein mL63: MFLSLALLRKGIPGKQWIGKYRRPRPITWQMKRNMLKQLEREAQNEYWISRPYVTPEQDAGSAAERRAGNWLGIKEAKFNNFPQHKTVTDHLAQLGMSKNWSA; the protein is encoded by the coding sequence ATGTTCCTCAGCCTGGCCCTGCTGCGTAAGGGGATCCCGGGCAAGCAGTGGATCGGCAAGTACCGGCGTCCGCGGCCCATCACGTGGCAGATGAAGCGCAACATGCTGAAGCAACTGGAGCGCGAGGCCCAGAACGAGTACTGGATCAGCCGGCCCTACGTGACGCCCGAGCAGGACGCCGGAAGTGCCGCCGAGCGCCGCGCCGGCAACTGGCTGGGCATCAAGGAGGCCAAGTTCAACAATTTCCCCCAGCACAAGACCGTCACCGATCACCTGGCCCAACTCGGCATGTCCAAGAACTGGTCTGCTTAA